One Coffea arabica cultivar ET-39 chromosome 5c, Coffea Arabica ET-39 HiFi, whole genome shotgun sequence DNA window includes the following coding sequences:
- the LOC113723281 gene encoding aspartic proteinase CDR1 produces MAGNFTVLSLFSKLSLLFFINLFLSPLIEGKHGFSTHLIHRDTPKSPLYNPSNSYFETLNKAFHRSFSRAEYFKKRISQSHSKSLSDSIDGIQSHITSITGEYLIKVSIGTPPVDILAIADTGSDLTWTQCNPCKQCYEQSAPLFDPRKTSSYRKLSCDSLLCTEVGTQTCDSENNCGYRVSYGDHSYSIGDLSAETFTFESSSGGSVSIPKVVFGCGHENEGTFNESASGIVGLGGGSLSIIKQLSGSIGGRFSYCLVPKDSASDASSKINFGTNAIVSGPTAVSTPLIKKNPDTFYYLNLEGFSIGNTRISNKGFSKLHNISATAVEEGNIIIDSGTTLTYVPQEFYQDLESQLSKIIRGTRVSDPLSIFGLCYKSEINIEFPKLVAHFTNADIVLAPTSTFLEVSEGMICLTIVPSDELAIFGNLLQINYLIGYDLVNGKVSFLPADCTKN; encoded by the coding sequence ATGGCTGGAAATTTTACAGTTCTCTCTTTGTTTTCCAAGTTATCCCTTTTATTCTTCATCAATTTGTTTCTTTCTCCACTCATTGAGGGAAAACATGGTTTTTCTACTCATCTCATACATCGTGACACCCCAAAATCCCCCCTTTACAATCCTTCCAACTCCTACTTTGAAACGCTTAACAAAGCTTTTCATCGATCGTTCTCTCGAGCCGAGTATTTCAAGAAAAGAATCTCCCAGTCGCATTCCAAGAGTTTATCAGATTCTATTGATGGAATCCAGTCCCACATCACATCCATCACTGGGGAGTACCTTATCAAAGTATCCATCGGAACCCCACCTGTTGATATCCTAGCCATTGCTGACACGGGCAGCGATCTTACTTGGACACAATGCAATCCCTGCAAACAATGCTATGAGCAAAGTGCCCCTCTTTTTGATCCAAGGAAAACTTCGAGTTATCGAAAGTTATCATGCGACTCTCTGTTGTGTACTGAAGTTGGAACTCAAACTTGTGATTCTGAAAACAATTGTGGATATAGAGTTTCTTATGGAGATCATTCTTATAGTATTGGTGATCTTTCTGCCGAAACTTTTACCTTTGAATCAAGCTCTGGCGGAAGTGTATCAATTCCGAAAGTTGTTTTCGGTTGCGGGCACGAAAATGAAGGCACCTTCAATGAAAGTGCGTCCGGCATAGTTGGACTTGGGGGAGGATCATTGTCTATTATCAAGCAACTGAGTGGATCAATCGGTGGCAGATTTTCCTATTGCTTAGTGCCTAAAGATTCAGCATCAGATGCTTCAAGTAAGATCAATTTTGGTACAAATGCTATTGTTTCAGGCCCAACAGCTGTTTCAACTCCACTGATAAAGAAAAATCCAGATACATTTTACTATCTCAATCTAGAAGGCTTCAGCATTGGAAATACAAGGATTTCAAACAAGGGTTTCTCCAAGTTGCATAATATTTCCGCTACTGCTGTAGAAGAGGGCAACATCATAATTGACTCTGGAACAACTCTAACTTATGTCCCTCAGGAATTTTACCAAGATTTGGAATCGCAACTTAGCAAAATAATAAGGGGCACACGGGTTTCTGATCCACTAAGTATCTTTGGCCTTTGCTATAAGTCTGAAATAAATATCGAGTTTCCCAAACTTGTTGCTCACTTTACTAATGCAGATATAGTATTGGCTCCAACCAGTACATTTCTTGAAGTCTCCGAAGGCATGATTTGTTTGACTATAGTTCCATCAGATGAACTTGCAATTTTTGGGAACCTTCTGCAGATAAATTATCTTATCGGGTATGATCTTGTAAACGGGAAGGTCTCCTTCTTGCCTGCTGATTGCACCAAAAATTAG